One window of the Verrucomicrobium sp. genome contains the following:
- a CDS encoding HDIG domain-containing protein, whose product MISWLQRKRLVSKGMACDKTRRDPGSVEWRLHLEHSVGMRAVICATYALFALACGSFFVDSEQTVTWMVQPPMLILLTLLILASSIILLTMDQREVWDSNSKLFLLLGAISFNLFTSKLFFIWLGFHQHVPMAKGVLLVPLAFAPLLITVLLGTRAGLYSVFVASLLTSLLVNQNFQLLTISLLVGFTAVFFSRNVRRRGDLIRAGVAIGIVSVVCALALGTLGGREMHALWEQAALAVGISLLTAMVVSSLLPIIETLFNITTNMSWVEMADLNHPLLRQLTLEAPGTYHHSLSVANLAEAGAAAVGANATLCRVMAYFHDIGKLTKPEYFSENAVTGESPHDALSPTMSSLIIISHVKEGIDLAVKHRLKKPILGAIREHHGTSYVYYFYRRAKQLAEDAKAGSEILNLPEDDVPEVPEENFRYPGPVPQSRETGLLMLADAIEGASRSMEKPTPQRIEDLVNDIVADRIARHQLDESGLSLKELRQASEAFIFTLKTMLHSRISYPKNESPLPPSSGSLQSAKRMSGGYEKPRATAPSLP is encoded by the coding sequence ATGATCTCCTGGCTGCAAAGAAAGCGCCTGGTCAGCAAGGGCATGGCCTGCGACAAGACGCGGCGCGACCCCGGCAGCGTCGAGTGGCGCCTTCACCTGGAGCACAGCGTGGGGATGCGCGCCGTCATCTGCGCCACCTACGCCCTCTTCGCCCTGGCTTGCGGCTCCTTCTTCGTCGACTCGGAGCAGACGGTGACCTGGATGGTCCAGCCGCCGATGCTGATCCTCCTGACCCTGCTCATCCTGGCCAGCTCCATCATCCTGCTGACCATGGACCAAAGGGAGGTCTGGGACAGCAACTCCAAGCTCTTCCTTCTCCTGGGCGCAATCTCCTTCAATCTTTTCACCAGCAAGCTTTTCTTCATCTGGCTGGGCTTCCACCAGCACGTCCCGATGGCCAAGGGCGTCCTGCTTGTCCCCCTCGCCTTCGCGCCGCTGCTCATCACCGTCCTGCTGGGCACGCGCGCCGGGCTTTACAGCGTCTTCGTCGCCAGCCTGCTGACCTCCCTGTTGGTGAACCAGAACTTCCAGCTGCTGACCATCAGCCTCCTGGTCGGCTTCACCGCCGTCTTCTTTTCCCGCAACGTCCGCCGCCGCGGGGACCTGATCCGCGCGGGCGTGGCCATCGGCATCGTCAGCGTCGTCTGCGCGCTGGCCCTGGGCACCCTGGGCGGGCGGGAGATGCACGCCCTGTGGGAACAGGCCGCCCTGGCCGTCGGCATCAGCCTTTTGACGGCGATGGTCGTCAGCTCCCTTTTGCCGATCATCGAGACCCTCTTCAACATCACCACGAACATGTCGTGGGTCGAGATGGCCGACCTGAACCATCCCCTCCTGCGCCAGCTCACGTTGGAGGCCCCCGGGACCTACCACCACAGCCTTTCCGTGGCCAACCTGGCGGAGGCGGGCGCCGCCGCCGTGGGCGCCAACGCCACCCTCTGCCGCGTCATGGCCTACTTCCACGACATCGGCAAGCTGACCAAGCCCGAATACTTCTCCGAAAACGCCGTCACCGGCGAGAGCCCGCACGACGCCCTCTCCCCCACGATGAGCTCCCTCATCATCATCTCCCACGTGAAGGAGGGCATCGACCTGGCGGTGAAGCACCGCCTCAAGAAGCCGATCCTGGGCGCCATCCGCGAGCACCACGGCACCTCCTACGTTTACTACTTCTACCGGCGCGCCAAGCAGCTGGCGGAGGACGCCAAGGCGGGCAGCGAGATCCTAAACCTCCCGGAGGACGACGTGCCGGAGGTGCCGGAGGAAAACTTCCGCTATCCGGGTCCCGTTCCGCAAAGCCGGGAAACCGGCCTCCTCATGCTGGCCGACGCCATCGAGGGCGCTTCCCGCTCCATGGAAAAGCCGACGCCCCAGCGCATCGAGGACCTGGTGAACGACATCGTGGCCGACCGCATCGCCCGCCACCAGCTGGATGAGTCCGGCCTTTCCCTCAAGGAGCTGCGCCAAGCCTCCGAGGCCTTCATCTTCACGCTCAAGACGATGCTCCACAGCCGCATCAGCTATCCCAAGAATGAATCCCCCCTCCCGCCCTCGTCTGGAAGTCTTCAATCTGCAAAGCGAATGTCGGGTGGCTACGAAAAGCCTCGCGCTACGGCTCCGAGCCTCCCTTGA
- a CDS encoding AMP-binding protein: protein MNPEAFANQPSLRRHLGAAAVRGLKKNWFRTVFIDAFAGDKALKGGMLLAAAWELSAWLKKHTPAKRVGLVLPPGLGAAVANLACVLVDKTPVNLNFTAGRGLNEASIRQAEIATVLTAAAMQAKVKDFPWPQDCVDLKELLQSLPKWRILLRWVVGLLLPACLLSRAIGVPERGGDAEAGLLFTSGSSGEPKGVVLTHRNILGNAAQFEVVLEGLPIRYLLGCLPIFHSFGFTVTLWWPILGGLPVVTYVSPGETATLAEIIARHRVGLLLTTPTFLRHFLRKASAEQLAPLVMAITGAEKLPNDLAEAFEAKFCVPACQGFGMTEASPAVATNLPKPGMSRLGSVGKLFPGMAARIRDPQTGADLPQGQTGMLWLKGVNIFPGYLNDPARTADVLEDGWYKTGDLGRLDADGFLFIEGRLTRFSKLGGEMVPHGTIEEHLAAAYPERGEDFHPVVIGIDDAGKGEALIVLSPSDIDVQDLRQRLGSRGLPNLWIPRKVLVVPEIPRFATGKVDLKKCQELARQ, encoded by the coding sequence ATGAACCCGGAAGCCTTCGCCAATCAGCCCTCCCTCCGCCGCCACCTGGGCGCGGCCGCCGTCCGGGGGCTCAAGAAGAATTGGTTCCGCACCGTCTTCATCGACGCCTTCGCGGGGGACAAGGCGCTCAAGGGCGGCATGCTCCTGGCCGCCGCCTGGGAACTTTCCGCGTGGCTGAAGAAGCACACCCCGGCCAAGCGCGTCGGCCTGGTCCTGCCGCCGGGCCTCGGCGCCGCCGTGGCCAACCTGGCCTGCGTTCTCGTCGACAAGACGCCGGTGAACCTCAACTTCACCGCCGGGCGCGGCCTCAACGAGGCGTCGATCCGCCAGGCGGAGATCGCCACCGTCCTCACCGCCGCCGCCATGCAGGCGAAGGTGAAGGACTTTCCCTGGCCGCAGGACTGCGTGGACCTCAAGGAACTGCTCCAATCCCTGCCGAAGTGGCGCATCCTCCTGCGCTGGGTCGTCGGCCTCCTTCTTCCCGCCTGCCTTCTAAGCCGCGCCATCGGCGTGCCGGAGCGGGGAGGGGACGCGGAGGCGGGCCTTCTCTTCACCAGCGGCTCCTCCGGCGAGCCGAAGGGCGTCGTCCTTACCCACCGGAACATCCTGGGGAACGCCGCCCAGTTCGAGGTTGTCCTGGAAGGCCTCCCCATCCGGTATTTGCTGGGCTGCCTGCCCATCTTCCACAGCTTCGGATTCACCGTCACCCTGTGGTGGCCGATTTTGGGCGGCCTGCCCGTCGTCACCTACGTCAGCCCGGGCGAGACGGCGACGTTGGCGGAAATCATCGCCCGTCACCGGGTGGGCCTGCTCCTGACCACGCCCACCTTCCTGCGCCATTTCCTGCGGAAGGCCTCGGCGGAGCAGCTCGCCCCCCTCGTCATGGCCATCACCGGCGCCGAAAAGCTGCCGAACGATCTGGCCGAAGCCTTCGAGGCGAAATTCTGCGTCCCGGCCTGCCAGGGCTTCGGCATGACGGAAGCCAGCCCCGCCGTGGCCACCAACCTGCCCAAGCCCGGCATGAGCCGCCTGGGCAGCGTGGGGAAGCTCTTCCCCGGCATGGCCGCCCGCATCCGGGACCCGCAAACCGGCGCCGACCTGCCGCAGGGCCAGACCGGCATGCTCTGGCTCAAGGGGGTCAACATCTTCCCCGGCTATCTGAACGACCCCGCCCGCACCGCCGACGTCCTAGAGGACGGCTGGTATAAGACCGGCGACCTGGGCCGCCTGGATGCCGACGGCTTCCTCTTCATCGAAGGCCGCCTGACCCGATTCTCCAAGCTGGGCGGGGAGATGGTGCCCCACGGCACCATCGAGGAGCATCTGGCCGCCGCCTACCCGGAGCGGGGGGAGGACTTCCATCCCGTCGTCATCGGCATCGACGACGCGGGGAAGGGGGAGGCCCTCATCGTTCTCTCCCCGTCGGACATCGACGTGCAGGACCTCCGCCAGCGCCTGGGCAGCCGGGGCCTGCCGAATCTTTGGATTCCGCGCAAGGTCCTGGTGGTGCCGGAAATTCCCCGCTTCGCCACCGGCAAGGTGGACCTGAAAAAGTGCCAGGAACTGGCCCGGCAATAG
- a CDS encoding HAD family phosphatase yields the protein MPLPRKLQAVVFDMDGLLFDTEVLYRDTILAAAARRGRAMDISVYLKMVGLPVEGSRAVCMEHFGPDFDFATFWAEVIQEVRALADTQLRLKAGVVELLDLLDEARLPRAIATSSRREAVDHHLGVHGLTHRFHTIVAKGDYAQGKPHPEPYLTAAARLGVDPAGCLALEDSHNGVRSAAAAGMMTIMVPDLLTATAEIEALCVTVSESLHHVRALVTRHLAAAS from the coding sequence ATGCCCCTGCCCCGCAAGCTTCAGGCCGTCGTCTTCGACATGGACGGCCTCCTCTTCGACACGGAGGTCCTTTACCGGGACACCATCCTGGCCGCCGCCGCCAGGCGGGGCCGGGCCATGGATATCTCAGTCTACCTCAAAATGGTGGGGCTGCCGGTGGAAGGAAGCCGCGCCGTTTGCATGGAACATTTCGGCCCGGACTTCGATTTCGCAACCTTCTGGGCGGAGGTGATTCAGGAAGTCCGCGCCTTGGCCGACACCCAGCTGCGGCTTAAGGCGGGCGTCGTGGAGCTGCTCGACCTCCTGGACGAGGCGCGGCTGCCCCGCGCCATCGCCACCTCCTCCCGCCGGGAGGCGGTTGACCACCATCTGGGCGTCCACGGCCTGACCCACCGCTTTCACACCATCGTGGCCAAGGGGGACTACGCCCAGGGCAAGCCCCACCCGGAACCCTACCTCACGGCGGCGGCACGGCTGGGAGTCGACCCCGCCGGATGCCTGGCGCTGGAGGATTCCCACAACGGCGTCCGTTCCGCCGCGGCGGCCGGCATGATGACGATCATGGTGCCCGACCTGCTCACCGCCACGGCGGAGATCGAGGCGCTCTGCGTCACCGTTTCCGAAAGCCTCCACCACGTGCGCGCGCTGGTGACGCGGCACCTGGCCGCCGCCTCTTGA
- the rph gene encoding ribonuclease PH: MLPRHDGRQPGHIRPYTFTPDFAPHAAGSVLASCGRTQVICAASIQDEVPRWMKAQGVSGGWITAEYSMLPYSTLERKPRDISKGRLDGRSVEIQRLIGRSIRAAVDLEKLGPRTLTIDCDVLRADGGTRTTAITGAFVAVARAFRVLEARGELRSSPIQAQIGAVSVGVVGGQVLVDLDYEEDKAATVDMNVVMTSQNQFVEVQAAGEESTFSPEQFTSLLEGARVGLKQIFDLQLAAIEA, encoded by the coding sequence ATGCTCCCCCGCCACGACGGCCGCCAGCCCGGCCATATCCGCCCCTATACTTTCACTCCTGATTTTGCGCCGCACGCCGCCGGATCGGTGCTGGCCAGCTGCGGCCGCACGCAGGTCATCTGCGCCGCCTCCATTCAGGACGAGGTGCCCCGCTGGATGAAGGCGCAGGGCGTCTCCGGCGGCTGGATCACGGCGGAGTATTCCATGCTCCCCTACAGCACCCTGGAGCGGAAGCCGCGGGACATCTCCAAGGGCCGCCTGGACGGCCGCAGCGTGGAGATCCAGCGCCTCATCGGCCGCTCGATCCGCGCCGCCGTCGACCTGGAAAAGCTGGGGCCCCGCACCCTCACCATCGACTGCGACGTGCTGCGGGCGGACGGCGGCACCCGCACCACCGCCATCACGGGCGCCTTCGTCGCCGTGGCGCGGGCCTTCCGCGTCCTGGAGGCCCGGGGCGAGCTGCGTTCCTCCCCCATCCAGGCGCAGATCGGCGCGGTCAGCGTCGGCGTCGTAGGCGGGCAGGTCCTCGTCGACCTCGACTACGAGGAGGACAAGGCCGCCACCGTCGACATGAACGTCGTGATGACCTCCCAGAACCAGTTCGTCGAGGTGCAGGCCGCCGGGGAGGAGAGCACTTTTTCCCCCGAGCAGTTCACCTCCCTCCTGGAAGGGGCCCGCGTGGGCCTTAAGCAGATCTTCGATCTCCAGCTGGCCGCGATCGAGGCATGA
- a CDS encoding PhoH family protein gives MERGAIEIAPLAYMRGRTLGQSFIVLDEAQNTTTEQMFMFLTRLGPGSKCVVTGDPTQIDLPRTRKSGLVEARQALRDTAGVAFCDFDEADVVRHDLVQRIIRAYRAHRGDQMTSMHL, from the coding sequence GTGGAGCGCGGCGCGATCGAGATCGCCCCCCTGGCCTACATGCGCGGACGCACCTTAGGCCAGAGCTTCATCGTCCTGGACGAGGCGCAGAACACGACGACGGAACAGATGTTCATGTTCCTCACCCGCCTGGGGCCCGGCTCCAAGTGCGTGGTAACGGGCGACCCGACGCAGATCGACCTCCCCCGCACGCGCAAGTCCGGCCTCGTCGAGGCCCGGCAGGCCCTGCGGGACACCGCCGGCGTCGCCTTTTGCGACTTCGACGAGGCCGACGTGGTCCGTCACGACCTGGTCCAGCGGATCATCCGCGCCTACCGCGCCCACCGCGGGGACCAGATGACCAGCATGCATCTATGA
- the recO gene encoding DNA repair protein RecO encodes MNAVSEASTPGIVIARMPYGDTGLLVTWATAGAGVMKTMARGALGPKSKLVLDLFYLCEVRYKPSAKSEIAALREARLLHPFLALRRDWRTLLCAQYFADLLAAFSEPHTEMAEPFELLEKALRYLEEKEPHRKLVDRYETRLLEMSGLSADRPKALEHAVASHHHSMPATRDRLLKALG; translated from the coding sequence TTGAACGCCGTTTCCGAAGCCTCGACGCCGGGCATCGTCATCGCCCGCATGCCTTACGGGGACACCGGCCTGCTGGTCACCTGGGCCACCGCCGGGGCGGGCGTGATGAAGACGATGGCGCGCGGCGCCCTGGGGCCGAAGTCCAAGCTGGTGCTGGATCTCTTCTACCTTTGCGAGGTCCGTTACAAGCCGTCGGCGAAGAGCGAGATCGCCGCGCTGCGGGAGGCCCGGCTCCTCCATCCCTTTCTAGCGCTGCGGCGGGATTGGCGGACGCTCCTCTGCGCCCAATATTTCGCCGATCTGCTGGCCGCCTTTTCCGAGCCGCACACGGAAATGGCGGAGCCGTTCGAGCTTTTGGAAAAAGCCCTCCGCTACCTGGAGGAAAAAGAGCCGCACCGGAAATTGGTCGATCGCTACGAGACGCGGCTTTTGGAAATGAGCGGCCTTTCCGCCGACCGTCCCAAGGCGCTGGAACACGCCGTGGCCAGCCATCACCACTCGATGCCCGCCACGCGGGACCGGCTGCTTAAGGCGCTGGGTTAG
- the ybeY gene encoding rRNA maturation RNase YbeY, with protein MATKSLALRLRASLELIPPPRRAGRPLPSRIEVNLLSAEESGRIHAEFLDDPAPTDVITFDHGEILICPRVAREQGKAYGRTMEEEVLLYGIHGLLHLRGWDDATPAQYKAMAEAQEEVWKRVKKKAAPKRRKA; from the coding sequence GTGGCTACGAAAAGCCTCGCGCTACGGCTCCGAGCCTCCCTTGAGCTGATCCCGCCGCCGCGCCGCGCGGGGCGTCCCCTGCCCTCCCGCATCGAGGTGAACCTCCTCTCCGCCGAGGAGAGCGGCCGCATCCACGCCGAGTTCCTGGACGATCCCGCCCCCACGGACGTCATCACCTTCGACCACGGCGAGATCCTCATCTGCCCCCGCGTCGCCCGGGAACAGGGCAAGGCCTACGGCCGGACGATGGAGGAAGAAGTCCTCCTCTACGGCATCCACGGCCTCCTGCACCTGCGCGGCTGGGACGACGCCACGCCCGCCCAATACAAGGCGATGGCCGAGGCCCAGGAAGAGGTCTGGAAACGGGTGAAAAAGAAGGCTGCCCCGAAGCGGCGCAAAGCCTAA
- a CDS encoding 2-oxoacid:acceptor oxidoreductase family protein: MKVDPRFLKEEGTEVFTGNELLVKGLLETEGGTHLWTGYPGSPVAGFFDTIESIQEIPKQYGISAMIANNEALSAAMVNGSQMSGLRAITAMKSVGVHVAADALALGNLAGAHPDGGAVVVCGDDPWSDSTQVPADSRYLAKHLHMPVLEPADYQELKDWIDLAFKLSRESELYIAYIVTTNQADGGGSVTVRRNHFPKVNTQQKEVLETAAIDLEKMVLLPPRTWRREQNLPSRYERLWQSAARHGVNRLSLPEGKSGRFPVGFVTSGMAATYLDHALTELGLAGQIPVLKLGVTYPLDPALVEDFAGRVERIVVVEERRGFLEEQIALILARRAGPNPALFGKQFPFGLTGFPDSRGLNPSLVIQILAPLLLELRKEGVPLDEDVARAELALIDLTAGYQLDLAPRTPTFCAGCPHRDSASVLREVKKDFSDAAYMKAKHRREPVDLLFHGDTGCYTMLMFEPTKDLMHNYSGMGLGGGTGMGIDPFISNKQVVFMGDSTFFHSGQIAISNSIKNGQDITYIILDNRTTAMTGHQPTPGIEADLMGNQTFVQSIDKIVAAIADDPHVEVIRVNPEFRDPYRALLEETILKDGVKVLIADKECGITFHRRKNRQEREEAKARGFVKTKTFININTDVCENCLECTKATGCPGLTFTETEFGRKVETDLSWCVADTACTKIHACPSFEEITVVRTRKPLSRLPEIKDGDLPLPSVPAFNDRWHVYLAGIGGMGIASATATLVRAAHREGHQVLFCDKNGLAIRNGGVYSQVTLIKAGDASRVSSVIPYGKADLILGIDALEAARSLDPAGNQRVGSVSHTAVIINTAKTPTILTLLGKDDFCVDSLESSMRRYTRGDDYFSTDISEISERIFGTKIYANIMMLGVAFQRGQIPLSLESLEWGIRETVGNAAAANYLALKIGRKLVVDAERSREAKVDEDSPAAAVVAAKASLLRRSRGEVQAEAYQALARKGLQELRLDPDNQSRLAHRLYELVCYEDAAYAADYLQRLSALHEKDEIRFGYAATAAALWNMHRVMAIKDEVYVAHLLTSEEKYQRDRERYHIDPSLGDRAVYGHLNRPEFILGGKKLRFKLKSRPWMLRLMRRARFLRRVLPGWHAEERAFRDWYLDLASRFSFTDRASYQRWVEALRMPEQATGYREVRYPKMREARRRAEELLSGSGAAAPQDNVRSAAVS; the protein is encoded by the coding sequence ATGAAAGTCGACCCCCGTTTCTTGAAGGAAGAAGGCACAGAGGTGTTCACCGGCAATGAGCTGCTGGTGAAAGGCCTCCTGGAAACGGAGGGCGGCACCCATCTCTGGACCGGCTACCCCGGCTCCCCCGTGGCGGGCTTCTTCGACACCATCGAGTCGATCCAGGAGATCCCGAAGCAGTACGGCATCTCCGCCATGATCGCCAACAACGAGGCGCTCTCCGCCGCCATGGTCAACGGCTCCCAGATGAGCGGCCTGCGCGCCATCACGGCGATGAAGAGCGTGGGCGTCCACGTGGCCGCCGACGCGCTGGCCCTGGGCAACCTGGCCGGGGCCCACCCGGACGGCGGCGCCGTCGTCGTCTGCGGAGACGACCCCTGGAGCGACTCCACGCAGGTCCCCGCCGACTCCCGCTACCTGGCCAAGCACCTCCACATGCCGGTCTTGGAACCCGCCGACTACCAGGAGCTGAAGGACTGGATCGACCTGGCCTTCAAGCTCTCCCGCGAGTCGGAGCTCTACATCGCCTACATCGTGACGACGAACCAGGCCGACGGCGGCGGGTCGGTCACCGTCCGGCGCAACCATTTCCCGAAGGTCAACACGCAGCAGAAGGAAGTGCTAGAAACGGCCGCCATCGACCTGGAGAAGATGGTCCTCCTCCCTCCCCGCACCTGGCGGCGGGAACAGAACCTCCCCTCCCGCTACGAGCGGCTCTGGCAGAGCGCGGCGCGCCACGGCGTTAACCGCCTCTCCCTCCCGGAGGGGAAGAGCGGGCGCTTCCCCGTCGGCTTCGTCACCTCCGGCATGGCCGCCACCTACCTGGACCACGCGCTCACGGAACTGGGCCTGGCCGGGCAGATCCCCGTCCTCAAGCTGGGCGTCACCTACCCCCTGGACCCCGCGCTGGTGGAGGACTTCGCCGGGCGGGTGGAGCGCATCGTCGTCGTCGAAGAACGGCGCGGCTTTTTGGAAGAGCAGATCGCCCTCATCCTGGCGCGGCGCGCGGGACCGAATCCGGCCCTCTTCGGCAAGCAGTTCCCCTTCGGCCTGACCGGGTTCCCGGACTCGCGCGGCCTCAATCCCTCCCTGGTCATCCAGATCCTGGCCCCGCTGCTCCTGGAGCTGCGGAAGGAAGGCGTCCCCCTGGACGAGGACGTCGCCCGCGCCGAGCTGGCCCTCATCGACCTGACCGCCGGCTACCAGCTGGACCTGGCCCCGCGCACCCCGACTTTCTGCGCCGGCTGCCCCCACCGGGACTCCGCCAGCGTCCTGCGGGAGGTGAAGAAAGACTTCTCCGACGCCGCCTACATGAAGGCCAAGCACCGGCGGGAGCCGGTCGACCTCCTCTTCCACGGGGACACCGGCTGCTACACGATGCTCATGTTCGAGCCGACCAAGGACCTCATGCACAATTACAGCGGCATGGGGCTGGGCGGCGGCACCGGCATGGGAATCGACCCGTTCATCTCGAACAAGCAGGTCGTCTTCATGGGCGACTCCACGTTCTTCCATAGCGGCCAGATCGCCATCTCCAACTCGATCAAGAACGGCCAGGACATCACCTACATCATCCTGGACAACCGCACCACCGCCATGACCGGCCACCAGCCCACGCCGGGCATCGAGGCCGACCTCATGGGGAACCAGACCTTCGTCCAGAGCATCGACAAGATCGTCGCCGCCATCGCCGACGACCCGCACGTCGAAGTCATCCGGGTCAACCCGGAATTCCGCGACCCCTACCGCGCCCTGCTGGAGGAGACGATCCTCAAGGACGGCGTGAAAGTCCTCATCGCCGACAAGGAATGCGGCATCACCTTCCACCGCCGGAAGAACCGCCAGGAGCGGGAGGAGGCCAAGGCCCGGGGCTTCGTGAAGACGAAGACCTTCATCAACATCAACACCGACGTCTGCGAGAACTGCCTGGAATGCACGAAGGCGACCGGCTGCCCCGGCCTCACCTTCACGGAGACCGAGTTCGGCCGCAAGGTGGAGACCGATCTCTCCTGGTGCGTGGCGGACACCGCCTGCACGAAGATCCACGCCTGCCCCTCCTTCGAGGAAATCACCGTCGTCCGCACGCGCAAGCCGCTCTCCCGCCTGCCGGAGATCAAGGACGGCGACCTGCCCCTGCCCAGCGTCCCCGCCTTCAACGACCGCTGGCACGTCTACCTGGCGGGCATCGGCGGCATGGGCATCGCCAGCGCCACCGCCACCCTGGTCCGCGCCGCGCACCGGGAAGGGCACCAGGTCCTCTTCTGCGACAAGAACGGCCTGGCCATCCGCAACGGCGGCGTCTACTCCCAGGTCACCCTCATCAAGGCGGGGGACGCCTCCCGCGTCTCCTCCGTCATCCCCTACGGCAAGGCGGACCTCATCCTGGGCATCGACGCCCTGGAAGCCGCCCGCAGCCTCGACCCCGCGGGCAACCAGCGCGTCGGCTCCGTCTCCCACACCGCCGTCATCATTAACACGGCAAAGACGCCCACCATCCTGACCCTCCTGGGGAAGGACGACTTCTGCGTCGACTCCCTGGAAAGCTCCATGCGCCGCTACACGCGCGGGGACGACTACTTCAGCACGGACATCTCCGAAATCTCCGAGCGAATCTTCGGCACGAAGATCTACGCCAACATCATGATGCTGGGCGTCGCCTTCCAGCGCGGGCAAATCCCGCTTTCCCTCGAAAGCCTGGAATGGGGCATCCGGGAGACCGTCGGCAACGCCGCGGCGGCCAACTACCTGGCCCTCAAGATCGGCCGCAAGCTGGTCGTCGACGCCGAACGGAGCCGGGAGGCCAAGGTCGATGAGGACAGCCCGGCCGCCGCCGTCGTCGCCGCCAAGGCCTCCCTCCTGCGCCGCTCCCGCGGCGAGGTCCAGGCGGAGGCCTACCAGGCCCTGGCCCGCAAGGGCCTCCAGGAACTGCGCCTCGACCCGGATAACCAGTCCCGTCTGGCCCACCGCCTCTACGAGCTGGTCTGCTACGAGGACGCCGCCTACGCCGCCGACTACCTCCAGCGCCTCTCCGCCCTGCACGAGAAGGACGAGATCCGCTTCGGCTACGCCGCCACCGCCGCCGCCCTCTGGAACATGCACCGCGTCATGGCGATCAAGGACGAGGTCTATGTGGCCCACCTCCTCACCAGCGAGGAAAAATACCAGCGGGACCGCGAGCGCTACCACATCGACCCCTCCCTGGGCGACCGCGCCGTCTACGGCCACCTGAACCGGCCTGAATTCATCCTGGGCGGGAAGAAGCTCCGCTTCAAACTGAAGAGCCGCCCCTGGATGCTCCGCCTCATGCGGCGCGCGCGGTTCCTGCGCCGCGTCCTGCCCGGCTGGCACGCGGAGGAGCGCGCCTTCCGCGACTGGTACCTGGACCTGGCCTCCCGCTTCTCCTTCACCGACCGCGCCTCCTACCAGCGCTGGGTGGAGGCCCTCCGCATGCCGGAACAGGCCACCGGCTACCGGGAGGTGCGCTACCCCAAGATGCGCGAGGCGCGCCGCCGCGCGGAAGAGCTCCTGAGCGGATCCGGCGCCGCCGCCCCTCAAGACAATGTCCGATCGGCAGCGGTTTCTTAG